The following are from one region of the Streptomyces decoyicus genome:
- a CDS encoding peptidoglycan-binding domain-containing protein, which translates to MHLVTRADWGAKPPRSPLVHIASTRGVKVHYEGAPVPADLAKPENHPKCAGRVRAIQADHLANRKENYSDIAYSFVVCPHGHVFEGRGLHKLQGANGNRQLNLNHYSVCAMVGDSGLTHPTNAQLDGTRDAIDLLREKGGAGAEIEGHRDGFATECPGEPLHAWVKKGAPRPGGAPSPPPHTGIRISLSHVITAARSDPNAAQGHTTFPADVRPVEAALVAEGLLDPSLGDDGSFGSRTVDAYAAYQRRQGLPVADADGIPGKSTLTTLGSRHGFIVAA; encoded by the coding sequence ATGCACCTCGTCACTCGCGCTGATTGGGGGGCCAAGCCGCCTCGTTCGCCCCTCGTGCACATCGCGTCCACCCGGGGCGTGAAGGTCCACTACGAGGGCGCTCCCGTCCCGGCCGATCTCGCCAAACCGGAGAACCACCCCAAGTGCGCCGGCCGGGTGCGGGCCATCCAGGCTGATCATCTGGCGAACCGCAAGGAGAATTACTCCGACATCGCCTACAGCTTCGTGGTCTGCCCGCACGGTCATGTCTTCGAGGGCCGTGGCCTGCACAAACTCCAAGGTGCCAATGGCAACCGCCAGCTCAACCTGAACCACTACTCGGTGTGCGCCATGGTGGGCGACTCCGGCCTCACCCATCCGACCAATGCTCAACTGGACGGCACCCGCGACGCCATCGACCTTCTGCGAGAGAAGGGCGGCGCCGGAGCGGAGATCGAAGGTCACCGCGATGGCTTCGCCACCGAATGCCCTGGCGAACCGCTCCACGCGTGGGTGAAGAAGGGCGCTCCACGGCCCGGCGGTGCCCCGTCCCCGCCCCCACATACCGGCATCAGGATCAGCCTCTCCCACGTCATCACTGCCGCACGCAGCGACCCGAACGCCGCCCAGGGGCACACCACATTCCCTGCCGACGTCAGACCCGTGGAGGCCGCCCTGGTCGCAGAGGGGCTGCTGGACCCGAGCCTCGGTGACGACGGGTCATTCGGCTCCCGGACTGTCGACGCCTACGCGGCCTACCAGCGCCGCCAGGGGCTCCCCGTAGCGGACGCCGACGGCATCCCGGGCAAGTCCACCCTCACTACGCTCGGCAGCCGGCACGGGTTCATTGTCGCCGCCTGA